The genomic stretch CTCGGAACAAGTAGACACGCTGAACGAGAGAGTAAAACAAGAAGTGAGAGATGCTGGATTGGATGGCTTTGGGAAGAGCATCCATGATCTCTTGCTGCTGCAGCCCTTCTGAGTCTGTCCTGAACTTTAAGCTGAGATGAGAGGTCATCTGCTCCTGAAGCCTCTCTGGAATCTGGTTTCTTTGTGCGAAACTAGTCGCGGCTTGAATCGTATCCCTCTGTATGCATTTGtcgataaaaattaattaatcgaGAATAATATATTATAGATAGAATATTATTATATTCATAATTACTTACATATGTTCTGGTCCTGCTAGTGCCATGAACAACCAAATTGGTCATGTTTCCAATCAAATATGCTGACAATCCAATGTTGAACAGCATGTAGAAAATGTCGAAGATCATCTCCGAAGAGCTCACGGGGTGCAAGTCGCCATAGCCGACGGTGGCCAGGGTGGTGATGGACCAGTACATGGACGACACATAACGAATCCACAAGCTCTCCTCGTGGAAATCTGCCATCGAAGAACCGATCCATGTGCGGGTGGCGTCAGGGTATCTTGCAGCGAGAAGATAAAAGATGCAACCGGCAAGGTGCGCGACGAAGAGTGTCACCTACGCAATTTAATTCCACTAGCAATTTGAAGGAGATCATCCGTTTTCCaatcattaaaataaatatgGGTACTTACACAGATGAGCTTCGTGCAACGAATCCAAAAGTAACTGAAGCTTCTGTCCTTTTCCAATCTGCAGAAATTAATTGATTCATCATTCAAAGCTGTTGCATGCGGAAATGATTGCCAGAATGTGTACCCGGCAAACATGGCGCTGACTCGTCGGAGACGCCAGAGGCGGAGCATGTTGAAGAATCCGAAAGAGCGGAGTTTGTGAGGGAGGAGCAGGAGCATGATTTCTGAAGGAATGGTGGAAAGGAGGTCGAGCAGGAACCAGCTGGTCAAGTACTTCTTGGCGATCAGCTTTGGGTCGTCGACGAGGAGATATGTGGTTCGGTCGAGGTAGGCGACGAAGAAAGTCAAAACGATGTCGACGGCGAAGAAGCCATTGACGACGTTGTCCACCAGCGCGAGAAACCCCTTGGAGTAGTCCAGGAATCCAAATTCAAACGGCGACACCCACGCCGTGTAGAGCACTAGAACGATCAAGAACGTCTCCCAACTTCTGCATCATCCGTATTGcctcttaatttaatttaatttaatttcatttcatttcatttaatATAATTCGATGTACGTACGGACGTACTTGTGTCTTCGATCGTAAGGAGAGATGATGAAGCTGCGGAGCTTGACCCGGCGGTTGCTGTGGGCGCCGAGGGAGGGGAGGATGCCGTTGGAGAGGCTGTATTGGCTGCCGTCCCTTGAGATCTCCATATCCGGCGGCGGTTCGCCGCACATGATGAACATTCTGATCTTCTTCCTTTTCTGTACCATTTTTCTTGCCTTCGCAGCTTTCTCTTGGTGTCGTCCTGACGCCTTCTCGCCGTTGATTCTCTCGTCTTTCTGATATTAATTTGTCCGTTTCACCAGCAGGAAACAAGGAAAGGGAGGAAGAGGGAGGAGCCTTCGGTTTTCTTCTCGCACGATTATCGGAGGAACGAGCTATTcctagagagagagagggggaggGGGGAGAGAGACGACGCAGTTTTGGACGTGTGTGATGTGGTTGCCTCTCAAGTCAAAGCGCGTATTTTCGTTCCGATTAGTCGCTGCAAGTAAACAAAAAGGATATTTAAGGATaagaattaatttaataaatgtttttaaataaattaaatagtttttatacttaaaataatCCAGTAATTTAGAGGTAGATTTAGAAAATTCTTAAATCACGCATTATACATTGAGAATCAGACATGACTTGGCTGATATTTTCCGTTCTACCCTTCCTACTAatagtagattttaatttttattttcaaagcaTTCGagccatttttaaaaaattaaatataaaaactcTCATGTTTTTCTCACTTATCGATgtatacaacttatttttttatttaactactaaaatcaaaattatgatttgacATCAAATTTACCTTCTTTAAATTTTGctataaattcataaaaattcaaataatttaagttCATAATGGAATTCGAACAAAATAAAGAACTCTGATTTCACTCTTTTTAAGTCACGCGAATTTTTAAAATGCCAAGAAATCTAAATATGTCctcatttattaattttaaactaccTTAATAATATTATAGAGGAAAAAGTCTTTAGCTAAAATACTTGGACTAGGTCTCTTGAAGATAAGGTGTAAGTATTCTAATTGAAAGTTAGTATATTACTGGAGCATCTATGGAAAGTTTGAAATAAGTAATAGAGAATATTTTTGTATTCCTTATAACCTCAAAAATCTACAGAATAGTAAAATTTGAGTTTTCTAAATCAATCAGTAGATTTTGATTGAAATTCACTAATAAATCTATACTATTTGAATTTCTATAAACTTACATTCATCCGATACGATTGAGTAAGAGGAAGATAGATATAATGTCAAACTTTAGTTTTGATCAATGAACATTATAGGTCTGGTCTCCCCACCAAGCCCAACTTGATCCTGATTTATTTTCATATTAGGTCAAATGTGGTATGATTTCAGGAGACCAAATCCGAGCATTCTAgctgaagatttttttttctttttaagattACTAGAGAAGtcaacaaataataaaagaggacaCATTTAAATACCTTCACAATTTAGAAAAGTATaaattgataaataaaaaaaatagagattcgAGAGAtgtattaaaattataaaaatattttttatatttattcttttttatatttttaatgtgaCCGGAATATTTTAGGAATAAAAATTGAAATCTATAGTTGAGGGATAGAATAAGAAAGTCATCCAAATGAGTACATCTTTCATCATTCTAAAAATAAGGTGCctgatttgagattttttttttttaaatttgtgcgTCTCTTTTCgtaaatttccaaaaataatcTGTCTGTTTTATCTTGTGTTGAAATTAGAttctttgaattaaaaaaaaaactaacactTCGGCGTGGTTTGCACGCGGTGATGGAATCGAACGACTGTAAGCGTCGCGTTTAAACGAAGCAGAGGGTAGACATAAAAGGAAGGGAAACGTTCTAGACTTTAGGGTTCGCCGCGCCATCGATATATACGCCCCCTCGCTCTGTCAATTGCGCTTCGTCCTCGATCCTCGTCTCGTTGCGTCCTCTCACAGCGATCTGATGGTGGGGCTCTGCATCCGCTTGCTGATGTTTTGGGAGGCTGTTTTGGGGGCTTTCCAGTATACGGCTCGCTTGCGTTGTCTTGTCTCTTACTCGGTGCTTTCTGGCTTTCATTGCAGGCGTTGCCGAATCAGCAGACCGTCGATTACCCGAGCTTTAAACTCGTTCTCGTGGGTGATGGAGGAACTGGTGCGTTCCGCTtcgttctctttttttttccacgCTTTCTTTTCTCCATTTTAATCTTTGGTGGTTGTACTGTACATGTGGGAATTATTCTGTTTTTGCCGTTccttgttgattgattgttttatTGTCTGGTACAATGTTCCTGATTTTGTTTTTTTGACGTTTTGCTGAGATGGTGGGCATGTAACTAACAAAAGATCATTGTTTGTTTTCTAGGTTTCTTCGCATGTATGTGTTTATATCTCAATCTTTTATCCTAAATATCGTTTATGCTTTTGTTGTTGAGTGTCAATTCAGTTCATATTCTTGACTTATAAATCGCTCTGAAGAGATGAGCTTGGATTCTTTAAGCAAAAAATACAATTTCTTAATATTCATCTGCCTTTGAGTCCCTACTTTTGTAATTTAATAGTGTAACCGAAATTTTGCTCTCTTGTCATTAGGACAAAGTTGCGCCATTTTCCCCTAACAATCCTTCATCTCTTATGCTATGGTGCAGGGAAAACTACCTTTGTGAAGAGGCACCTTACTGGTGAATTTGAGAAGAAATATGAACGTAAGTGTTTTGAAAAACTGATACTTTAGGGCTTAGTTTCTCCCTATTGCCGAATGTAAAATATCTGCATTTGGATAATTGCAGCCACTATTGGAGTTGAGGTTCATCCATTGGATTTCTTCACAAACTGTGGGAAGATACGGTTTTATTGCTGGGATACAGCTGGGCAAGAGAAGTTTGGTGGTCTTAGGGATGGATATTAGTAAGCTAttgtttgttcattttttttaagtTCCATTTTATTCAATGGAATTCATATGAAAGTACTTGCCTTCCTTGTTTGCCTGCTAATAAGAACTGTCATATTACTTTATTGTCAGCAAACTTTTGGGGTGATAGTAAATAGTGAACTAACTCAATTATGCCTAATGTTGGTTGACAGCATCCATGGCCAGTGTGCCATCCTCATGTTTGATGTCACTGCCAGATTAACATACAAAAATGTTCCAACTTGGCATCGTGATCTGTGCAGGTAAGCTGGCAAGATTTTCCCACCAACTGTGCTATTTTTCCCTTTTCAATTTCAGATCTTCAATTGTCCCATCTGTTTTGTTTCCAGGGTCTGTGAAAACATTCCAATTGTTCTCTGCGGAAACAAGGTTGATGTGAAGAGCAGGCAGGTCAAGGCAAAGCAAGTTACATTCCACAGAAAGAAGAACCTGCAATACTATGAGATTTCTGCAAAGAGCAATTACAACTTTGAGAAGCCCTTCCTTTATCTTGCTCGGAAACTGGCAGGGTAAGATGAACACAAATTgtagatttaaaaatattattgccTTTTGTCTTTACAAGGTAAATCTATTAACTGCGATCTCAGGGATCCCAATCTTCACTTTGTTGAATCACCTGCTCTTGCACCTCCTGAAGTCCATATTGATCTGATTTCACAGCAACAGTAAGCTAATCTTAACACTTTAGCTCACCTGCCTTGAGTGCCATCTACAATCACATGACTTGGCAATTTTCACTTTTCAGGCACGAAGCAGAGTTGGCTCAAGCTGCTGCTCAACCCCTTCCAGATGACGATGATGATGTTTTTGACTAAACTGTCGTTCGTTCAAGTCTATATTCTGCAAGATGTTGAAATGTGTCATGTTTCTTTTGCATCTCTGCCTTGTGTCTTTGAACAACTTCAGTTGTTTGATCGTTCTTCTAGATGAGATTATGATATCTTTCCAGAAATTAATTTCGGTTGGCCAGTTTATGGATTTTGTCTGTGTATCAAATATGTTTGTTTCTGTCTAAGATTGTGGTCTGAtgagtttagcaaaaaaaaaaaaattgtcgtGGGGAAGATAGCAGGTTAAGCGGTGGCGAGAGGACCCACAAGCTTCTTATAAATGCTCGGTAAGAGGTTAAAATAGACACTGAGGGTGGATTTGACTTGACAATTAACACAGGGGACAAGGAGAGATGAACTGACGTTGTTGAAAGTGCAAATGGTTCTGCGTGCATACTTGTGCCCGTAGAAGCCGATCTCCTTTTACAGGGCTGTAGCCATACCCTCCGATCCTTCATATATTTAGAGATGAATGCTTATGTGACTTATGTCTCTCGGGATAAGTGGATGCGTTTTCCATGTTTTTCAAGATTAAATAGCTACGATGCTCATGGAGTCGGGCTCTTGAGTTGGCGGAGTCTAGTGGCTGAGTTGTTGAAATTGGATGTCGAGCTGTTGGAGTCGAATAACCGAGCTGTTGGAGTTCAGTGTTGGCTATGTTTCTACCTTACACCTGGCTTGCCTTCTATCCACCTACTTGACTCTTGACTTGATCTTGCTCTTGTATCTTCCGCATCACGTTTCTGTGTTTTTTATATCACAAGCCTTCCCTCGGGTATAGTCGAAAAAGGTCTGAGTCTGATTGACTGGACTGCATGATCTGACCTCACATAGCATTTGGGACTACAGTAGCTCCCAAGTTTTACTGCCTTACCCTCTATATGCCTCGGTAACATGCAAGTCGTGCGTCAAAAATGTGGGAGTTATGTGTCACGGCGTATTAGAGTCGTGATTGGCTAGCCCCATCCATCATTAATACGAGTCAGTCTGAGGTTGATATGTGGTGATGTCATGTCGAAGAATCAACCTGAGGTAACTGTTGAgatccttcgaatttgggtgcgCGATATGATGATCCAACGTAGTAGCCTGTCATTTTCCCTTCAAAATCCAATGGCTAAGATTTTCATGCTTAGGTTTTATTAGGTTTTAGTGAGGGGAGAATGACATCACTTGTGTCATCGTCTTCTCCGAGTTCCAGCAGTGACGATTTTCTGTGGCCCCATGAACTTCCTTTTTCCTGTAAGTTCCTTCACCTTTCCTATGCCCCGACTCTTGCTATCTCTTTCGTCTTCATCCTCCTTAGTCTTCCATTGCACCTATGGCAACCGAAAGGATTTTCACACTCTGGCACACCTCAATGACATCTGATTTTAATAGAGGAGACTTGAACCAACTGCACTTGCAATACTAAATTTCTGCTGACCACTGAATAATAATTCCAAATGCTCTTAACTGACCTCATCTTCCCTTGTTGGTTTCGTCATCTTTTTTAAGGGTCAACTGTTAGACGATCTCCAATTTTCCATTCCAAGGTTCCTTGTCGAGGTATCTCTTCAACAATTGGCCTCCAACTTTTTCCAAGTATTTCTACATTTCCCTTCAACAATTGACcttcaatttttttcaaaaaaagatAGATCCGCTACTTTAACGATTTCCTAATGCCTTCAACTTTTTCCAACTATGGCAACAGAGTAGTCATCATTTTTTACTTATACCGAATCCCCCTCGCACCCTGAGTCTTCCATCACTTTTTCTATCCGAAAAAGATGGATACCGGAGTCTTTTACTTTGTGAAGAGACCTTCCAACAACTTCTTAGACGAGATGTCAACTTCACACAAGGGATGAAAGTCTCATTACCTATTTATCCGACCTCCCACTCCATTCTCCCGACTGATCGGTTGGCAAATGGAATTGCACATGCCGTAAAGTCTAGATCGACACAAGTCGGAGCCCACCTATCTCACAGCCGCAGACATTCTCTCCAACCTTCAGTTTGACTTCAAACTTCTGCTCAAGGAGGGCCTTCTGTATCTCTTTACACTGAGCCCGATTGACACCGAGCTCCATGCTTCCTTTGGAACGAATTTTCCACTTTTTGTCATATGTGATTGTTAACAAAAGATTTGCTTCTTT from Zingiber officinale cultivar Zhangliang chromosome 5B, Zo_v1.1, whole genome shotgun sequence encodes the following:
- the LOC121983891 gene encoding GTP-binding nuclear protein Ran1A-like; translation: MALPNQQTVDYPSFKLVLVGDGGTGKTTFVKRHLTGEFEKKYEPTIGVEVHPLDFFTNCGKIRFYCWDTAGQEKFGGLRDGYYIHGQCAILMFDVTARLTYKNVPTWHRDLCRVCENIPIVLCGNKVDVKSRQVKAKQVTFHRKKNLQYYEISAKSNYNFEKPFLYLARKLAGDPNLHFVESPALAPPEVHIDLISQQQHEAELAQAAAQPLPDDDDDVFD